One window of the Agrobacterium larrymoorei genome contains the following:
- a CDS encoding ABC transporter substrate-binding protein — translation MTDTTKTKKGLTRRGLLKAGAAATGAAVGSGLITGFPTIWAQNPITLRQFGTGVSNINAIAEKCKADLGITLEMTATDSDAAAQRAVTQPNSYDIADIEYWILKKVYPAGVIQPMEIKKLKYYDKIVPLFKTGKLKPDSVIAQGTAPHTVGYVEKPGDKTFAKGETDYFTMVPTIYNADTLGIRPDLVGREITTWADIMDPKFKGKTSILNIPSIGIMDAAMIMEAMGNIKYADKGNMTKAEIDKTIDFLIKAKKDGQFRAFWKSFDESVNLMASGEVVIQSMWSPAVAAVRSKGIACKYQPLKEGYRSWGGGLGLAKHLSGAKLDAAYEYINWYTSGWVGAYLNRQGYYSAAMETAKNYMTADEWGYWVEGKPAQGDIIAPDGKVMEKAGAVRDGGSFEERMGKVACWNSVMDEDRYMVRRWNEFIAA, via the coding sequence ATGACCGACACGACCAAGACGAAAAAGGGTCTGACCCGACGCGGTCTCCTGAAGGCGGGCGCTGCCGCCACGGGTGCTGCCGTAGGCTCCGGCCTGATCACCGGCTTCCCCACCATTTGGGCGCAAAACCCGATCACGCTTCGCCAGTTCGGCACGGGCGTTTCCAACATCAATGCGATTGCCGAAAAGTGCAAGGCAGACCTCGGCATCACGCTTGAAATGACGGCAACGGATTCCGACGCGGCTGCACAGCGCGCCGTAACCCAGCCGAACTCCTACGACATCGCGGACATCGAATACTGGATCCTGAAAAAGGTCTATCCGGCCGGCGTGATCCAGCCGATGGAAATCAAGAAGCTGAAATATTACGACAAGATCGTGCCGCTGTTCAAAACCGGCAAGCTGAAGCCGGACAGCGTGATCGCGCAGGGTACCGCGCCTCATACGGTCGGCTATGTGGAAAAGCCTGGCGACAAGACCTTCGCAAAGGGTGAAACGGACTATTTCACCATGGTTCCGACCATCTACAATGCCGACACGCTCGGCATCCGTCCTGATCTTGTCGGTCGTGAAATCACCACCTGGGCCGATATCATGGACCCGAAGTTCAAGGGCAAGACCTCCATCCTGAACATTCCGTCCATCGGCATCATGGATGCGGCAATGATCATGGAAGCCATGGGCAACATCAAGTACGCCGACAAGGGCAACATGACCAAGGCGGAAATCGACAAGACCATCGACTTCCTCATCAAGGCCAAGAAGGACGGCCAGTTCCGCGCCTTCTGGAAGAGCTTCGACGAGAGCGTCAACCTCATGGCCTCCGGCGAAGTCGTCATTCAGTCCATGTGGTCGCCGGCGGTTGCCGCCGTTCGCTCCAAGGGCATCGCCTGCAAATACCAGCCGCTGAAGGAAGGCTATCGTTCATGGGGTGGCGGCCTTGGCCTTGCCAAGCACCTGAGCGGCGCAAAGCTCGACGCGGCCTATGAATATATCAACTGGTACACATCCGGCTGGGTCGGTGCTTACCTCAACCGTCAGGGCTACTACTCCGCCGCTATGGAAACGGCGAAGAACTACATGACCGCCGACGAGTGGGGTTACTGGGTGGAAGGTAAGCCTGCCCAGGGCGACATCATCGCTCCAGACGGCAAGGTCATGGAAAAGGCAGGCGCTGTGCGCGATGGCGGCTCCTTCGAAGAGCGCATGGGCAAGGTCGCCTGCTGGAACTCCGTCATGGACGAAGACCGCTACATGGTCCGCCGCTGGAATGAGTTCATCGCCGCTTGA
- a CDS encoding BA14K family protein, with the protein MASIAAKSLLALAVSATVLAPLNTASAGDWRHRNRDAAIIGGVLGLAAGVAVGSALSQPRYEEEPVYAEPPPVRRYQTYQPSYTYDDPDYREYRPAPRPVYRAQPVYEARPVYQQRQVYRTIEPWSQTWYNYCSQRYRSFNPNSGTYIGNDGNSHFCVAG; encoded by the coding sequence ATGGCTTCGATTGCAGCTAAATCTCTTCTGGCTCTTGCGGTCTCTGCAACCGTCCTGGCACCCTTGAACACGGCATCGGCCGGCGACTGGCGACACAGAAACCGCGACGCAGCCATCATTGGTGGTGTTCTCGGTCTCGCTGCCGGTGTTGCTGTCGGTTCTGCCCTGTCGCAGCCGCGTTATGAGGAAGAGCCGGTCTATGCCGAGCCGCCTCCGGTGCGCCGCTACCAAACCTATCAGCCAAGCTACACCTATGACGATCCGGACTATCGCGAGTATCGTCCCGCACCACGCCCGGTCTATCGCGCCCAGCCGGTTTACGAGGCCCGCCCCGTTTACCAGCAGCGTCAGGTTTACCGCACGATCGAGCCGTGGTCCCAGACCTGGTATAACTATTGCTCGCAGCGTTACCGCAGCTTCAATCCAAACAGCGGTACCTACATCGGCAATGACGGCAACAGCCATTTCTGCGTAGCAGGCTAA
- a CDS encoding aspartate/glutamate racemase family protein — MRILVVNPNTTQSMTRTIEAAAKAVASASTEVVAVTSSMGPVSIEGYYDEVFAIPGLLLEIAKAEKNGAQAAVIACFDDTGLDAARALATIPVIGICEAAVATAAFIAQRFTVVTTMERSRLPLEHLVHRYGMAARAKVRAADIPVLSLEDPASDALPRLRAQIAAALDEDKAEAIVLGCAGMADLAAELSHDFGVPVIDGVSAAVKHAETLISLGLTTAKRGAYATPVHKPYLGLMEAFSPAHIAAG, encoded by the coding sequence ATGCGCATTCTCGTCGTCAATCCCAATACCACCCAGTCGATGACCCGCACGATCGAGGCTGCGGCCAAGGCCGTCGCTTCCGCCTCGACGGAGGTTGTCGCCGTTACGTCGTCTATGGGACCGGTCTCGATCGAGGGTTATTACGACGAGGTCTTCGCCATACCTGGGCTTCTGTTGGAGATCGCCAAGGCGGAGAAGAATGGCGCGCAAGCAGCGGTGATTGCCTGCTTCGACGATACGGGGCTCGATGCAGCACGCGCACTTGCAACCATCCCGGTCATCGGCATCTGCGAGGCGGCTGTTGCGACCGCGGCTTTCATCGCGCAGCGCTTCACGGTCGTCACCACCATGGAACGCTCACGGCTGCCGCTCGAACATCTCGTGCATCGCTACGGCATGGCTGCGCGAGCAAAGGTGCGGGCGGCTGACATTCCGGTTCTCTCGCTGGAGGATCCGGCTTCGGACGCCTTGCCCCGGCTACGTGCCCAGATCGCCGCGGCCCTTGACGAAGACAAGGCGGAGGCCATCGTTCTTGGCTGCGCAGGCATGGCGGATCTTGCAGCAGAGCTTTCACACGACTTTGGCGTTCCGGTCATCGATGGCGTGTCGGCGGCGGTCAAACATGCCGAGACCCTGATCTCGCTCGGGCTTACCACGGCAAAGCGCGGTGCCTATGCGACCCCGGTTCACAAGCCTTATCTTGGATTGATGGAAGCGTTTTCGCCTGCGCACATAGCGGCAGGCTGA
- a CDS encoding ABC transporter permease gives MATVRFIGVGEKKEKAGKPFTLPQTVVAYLQAAPLALILGFFLLLPILMIVVVSFWDYDFAQMYPDFVTFNYTETLGSWVTWQTYLNTLKYAFIVWAITLFLGFWVAYFLAFHIRTTTMQMVLFLICTVPFLTSNIIRMISWIPVLGRNGLVNSALVNMGIIPAPIEWLLYSDFAVVLAMVHLYTLFMVTPIFNTLMRIDKSLVEAARDAGASSWQVLWNVIIPLAKPGMAIGTIFVVTLVMADFSTVQVMSGGQSASVALMMKNQMSLLQYPAAAANAVVLLALVLLMVAGILRVVDIRKEL, from the coding sequence ATGGCGACGGTCAGATTTATAGGCGTTGGCGAGAAGAAAGAAAAAGCGGGTAAGCCCTTTACCCTGCCGCAAACCGTTGTCGCCTATCTTCAGGCAGCACCTTTGGCGCTGATCCTCGGCTTCTTCCTTCTTCTGCCCATCCTGATGATCGTCGTGGTCAGCTTCTGGGATTATGACTTCGCCCAGATGTATCCGGACTTCGTTACCTTCAACTATACCGAAACGCTCGGGTCCTGGGTGACATGGCAGACCTATCTCAACACGTTGAAATACGCCTTCATCGTCTGGGCGATTACGCTGTTTCTCGGCTTCTGGGTGGCCTATTTCCTGGCATTCCATATTCGCACCACCACGATGCAGATGGTGCTCTTCCTTATCTGCACAGTGCCCTTCCTGACCTCGAACATCATCCGCATGATTTCCTGGATTCCGGTGCTCGGCCGCAACGGGCTGGTGAATAGCGCGCTGGTCAATATGGGCATCATTCCCGCACCGATCGAATGGCTGCTCTATTCCGACTTTGCCGTGGTGCTCGCGATGGTGCATCTCTATACGCTCTTCATGGTGACGCCGATCTTCAACACGCTGATGCGCATCGACAAGTCTCTGGTGGAGGCGGCGCGCGATGCCGGCGCGTCCAGCTGGCAGGTCCTGTGGAACGTCATCATTCCGCTGGCGAAGCCCGGCATGGCGATCGGTACCATCTTCGTGGTGACGCTGGTCATGGCCGACTTTTCCACCGTGCAGGTCATGTCGGGCGGACAGAGCGCTTCGGTTGCCCTGATGATGAAGAACCAGATGTCGCTCCTGCAATATCCGGCCGCTGCGGCAAATGCCGTCGTTCTTCTCGCCCTCGTTCTCCTGATGGTCGCAGGCATTCTGCGGGTCGTCGATATCCGTAAGGAGCTCTGA
- a CDS encoding GntR family transcriptional regulator encodes MALSQLEPDMDNAPEDRAQAIRDTLRDAIADRRLTPGTKLSEAEVGALFDVSRTVVRAALQMLAFEGLVKAERNRGAFVSNPSPDEARQVFASRRLIEQGIVAAAVERITPEGIASLRAHLKEETRHQHERGPSARRAEIKASGDFHLLLASLAGNAILEKFMGELVARSSLVIALYGRSGISSCGHGDHSAILDALEARDVEKANHLMMHHIDHIEADLDLRVKEGLALKEALAL; translated from the coding sequence ATGGCACTGTCGCAACTCGAACCCGATATGGACAACGCGCCAGAGGATCGCGCGCAGGCGATCCGCGATACCTTGCGGGATGCGATTGCCGATAGACGCCTGACGCCCGGCACAAAACTTTCCGAAGCGGAGGTTGGCGCCCTTTTCGATGTCAGCCGCACCGTTGTGCGGGCCGCGTTGCAGATGCTGGCCTTCGAAGGGCTGGTCAAGGCGGAACGAAACAGAGGGGCCTTTGTCTCCAATCCATCGCCAGATGAAGCACGCCAGGTCTTTGCCTCTCGTCGCCTGATAGAACAGGGCATCGTTGCCGCCGCGGTTGAACGGATCACGCCGGAAGGCATTGCCAGCCTGCGCGCGCATCTCAAAGAGGAGACGCGACACCAGCATGAGCGTGGGCCTTCTGCTCGCAGAGCGGAGATCAAGGCCTCCGGCGATTTTCATCTGCTGCTGGCATCGCTTGCGGGCAACGCTATTCTGGAAAAATTCATGGGGGAGCTTGTCGCCCGCTCGTCCCTCGTTATCGCGCTTTATGGACGATCCGGCATTTCAAGCTGCGGCCACGGCGATCATTCTGCCATTCTCGATGCGCTGGAGGCCCGCGATGTCGAAAAGGCCAATCATCTGATGATGCATCACATCGATCACATCGAGGCTGATCTCGACCTTCGCGTGAAGGAAGGCCTGGCGCTGAAGGAAGCGCTGGCGCTGTAA
- a CDS encoding ABC transporter permease translates to MHSEKRGREFYILAIFFALFVLFLYGPLSAILILAFQGPNGGLTFPLNGVSLHWFANLFEQQAVGDFGGSFRRSFMLGLMVMIVTVLVSLLAGLAFRRKFIGATPLFYLSVASLVVPSIIISLGIGVLFQQLGLEPAWNTSAFGAHLTWTLPFGVLIMFAVFNRFSPSYEEAARDLGASSWQTFSNVVLPMIAPSLIGVGLFGFTLSYDEFARTLMTSGTYNTLPLEIYGMTTNVTTPVLYALGAVTTFFSLIVIGATLGIIVAMNRRRSKG, encoded by the coding sequence ATGCACTCGGAAAAACGCGGTCGCGAATTCTACATCCTCGCCATCTTCTTTGCGCTCTTCGTGCTGTTTCTCTACGGCCCGCTCTCGGCCATCCTGATCCTCGCCTTCCAGGGACCGAATGGCGGCCTGACCTTTCCGCTGAACGGCGTCTCGCTCCACTGGTTCGCCAACCTTTTCGAACAGCAGGCCGTCGGCGATTTTGGCGGTTCCTTCCGCCGCTCCTTCATGCTGGGCCTGATGGTGATGATCGTGACGGTTCTCGTCTCGCTTCTGGCGGGTCTTGCGTTCCGCCGCAAATTCATCGGCGCCACGCCGCTTTTCTATCTCTCGGTCGCAAGCCTTGTTGTGCCATCCATCATCATTTCGCTCGGCATCGGCGTGCTCTTTCAACAGCTCGGCCTCGAACCCGCGTGGAACACCTCCGCCTTCGGCGCACATCTGACCTGGACCCTTCCCTTCGGCGTTCTCATCATGTTTGCGGTCTTCAACCGCTTCTCGCCCTCCTATGAGGAGGCGGCGCGGGATCTGGGCGCGAGCTCCTGGCAAACCTTCAGCAATGTCGTCCTGCCGATGATCGCGCCAAGCCTGATTGGCGTCGGCCTGTTCGGCTTCACGCTTTCCTACGACGAATTCGCCAGAACCCTGATGACGTCCGGCACCTACAATACGCTGCCGCTTGAGATCTACGGCATGACGACGAACGTGACCACGCCGGTGCTCTACGCCCTTGGTGCTGTCACCACCTTCTTCTCTCTCATCGTCATCGGCGCAACGCTCGGCATCATTGTCGCCATGAATCGCCGCCGCTCGAAAGGCTGA
- a CDS encoding ABC transporter ATP-binding protein — MSKAAEIDIASVTKVYGSTTAVHAISLKIPAGSYCCLLGPSGCGKTSTLRMIAGHETISSGDVRLGNTVVTDLPPARRGTAMMFQSYALFPHLDLIDNVAFSLKMKGVEKEARRAKALEMLKLMQLEPYANRRPAQLSGGQQQRVALARALITDPEALLLDEPLSALDPFLKIRMRGELKKLQTSLGITFVHVTHSQEEAMALADIIVVMNDGRIEQAAAPREVFERPATAFVARFMGDHNVISGRLKSVDGDVVTLEVAGGGTFKASGKVPPDENVDIAVRTDRVRIGEGEEGLGFTGIVSNVEYRGASVKLVVTGAGIDEFNVILTDAVFFENPIKVGDAIPLSWNAADAIVLGRVEQ, encoded by the coding sequence ATGAGCAAAGCTGCCGAGATAGACATCGCCTCCGTTACCAAAGTCTATGGAAGCACCACCGCCGTTCACGCCATCAGTCTGAAAATACCGGCTGGCAGCTACTGCTGCCTGCTGGGCCCTTCCGGCTGCGGCAAGACCTCGACGCTGCGCATGATTGCGGGACACGAAACCATCTCCAGCGGCGACGTGCGGTTGGGCAATACGGTCGTCACCGACCTGCCGCCGGCCCGTCGCGGCACGGCGATGATGTTTCAGTCCTACGCACTCTTCCCCCATCTCGATCTGATCGACAACGTCGCCTTCAGCCTGAAGATGAAGGGTGTGGAGAAAGAAGCGCGCCGTGCCAAAGCGTTGGAGATGCTGAAGCTGATGCAGCTTGAGCCCTATGCCAACCGCCGTCCTGCACAGCTGTCCGGTGGCCAGCAGCAGCGCGTTGCCCTTGCCCGCGCGCTCATCACCGACCCCGAAGCGCTGCTTTTGGACGAGCCGCTCTCGGCGCTCGACCCGTTCCTCAAGATCCGTATGCGCGGCGAACTGAAGAAGCTCCAGACGTCGCTTGGCATTACCTTCGTCCACGTGACCCACAGCCAGGAAGAGGCTATGGCGCTGGCCGATATCATTGTTGTCATGAATGACGGTCGCATCGAGCAGGCAGCCGCTCCGCGTGAGGTGTTCGAGCGCCCTGCGACAGCCTTCGTCGCCCGCTTCATGGGCGATCACAATGTCATCTCCGGGCGGCTGAAATCCGTCGATGGCGATGTCGTGACGCTGGAAGTGGCAGGTGGCGGCACCTTCAAGGCCAGTGGCAAGGTCCCGCCCGACGAAAACGTCGATATTGCCGTGCGCACGGACCGCGTGCGGATCGGCGAAGGGGAGGAAGGCCTTGGTTTTACTGGCATCGTTTCCAACGTCGAATATCGCGGCGCCAGCGTGAAGCTCGTTGTCACGGGTGCCGGCATCGACGAATTCAACGTGATTTTGACCGATGCGGTCTTCTTCGAAAATCCGATCAAGGTTGGCGATGCCATACCTCTTTCCTGGAATGCGGCCGATGCCATCGTGCTCGGACGGGTAGAGCAATGA
- a CDS encoding sigma-54-dependent transcriptional regulator — protein MTGMGTVYLVDDDSQLRKAMRQTLELEGMTVMPFPKAELALDALEENFDGVIVTDVRMPGMDGLQFFEHVRKIDADLPVILITGHGDVPMAVSALQNGAYDFIAKPFPAERMVESVRRALEKRRLVMENRALKQAAEQSIDDMPLLGQTPAMERLRNTLRHIADTDVDVLVAGETGSGKEVVATALHRWSKKRSHGNFVALNCGALPETVIESELFGHEAGAFTGAQKKRIGRIEYSSGGTLFLDEIESMPPALQVKMLRVLEMREVSPVGSNEERSVDIRVVAAAKVDLGDPEQRKDFREDLYYRLNVVTLSIPPLRERRADIPLLFSHFVSKASSRFGMPVPQIGASISRYLNEHDWPGNVRELGHFAERVVLGLESGQPQIPSPAATVSGSGTLSERMDRQEADIIRETLEKHQGDVAETIAALGIARKTFYDKLQRHNINRSDYVPK, from the coding sequence ATGACGGGAATGGGAACGGTCTATCTGGTTGATGATGACTCGCAGCTTCGCAAGGCGATGCGGCAGACGCTGGAACTCGAAGGCATGACGGTGATGCCTTTCCCCAAGGCGGAGCTGGCTCTCGACGCTCTGGAAGAAAATTTCGATGGCGTGATCGTCACCGATGTGCGCATGCCCGGCATGGATGGTCTGCAGTTTTTCGAGCACGTCCGAAAGATCGACGCGGACCTGCCTGTTATCCTGATCACTGGTCATGGCGATGTGCCGATGGCCGTCAGCGCGCTTCAGAATGGTGCCTATGATTTTATCGCCAAACCCTTTCCTGCCGAGCGCATGGTGGAAAGCGTTCGCCGCGCATTGGAAAAGCGTCGGTTGGTGATGGAGAACCGCGCACTGAAGCAGGCGGCGGAGCAGTCGATCGATGACATGCCTTTGCTTGGTCAGACGCCTGCGATGGAGCGCTTGCGCAATACGCTGCGCCATATTGCCGATACGGATGTGGATGTGCTGGTGGCGGGAGAGACAGGCAGTGGCAAGGAGGTGGTGGCGACAGCTCTTCACCGCTGGAGCAAGAAGCGCAGCCACGGAAACTTCGTGGCGTTGAATTGCGGCGCCTTGCCGGAGACCGTGATTGAAAGCGAACTCTTCGGCCATGAGGCTGGCGCTTTTACCGGGGCGCAGAAGAAGCGCATCGGCCGCATCGAATATTCCAGCGGCGGCACGCTGTTTCTGGACGAGATCGAAAGCATGCCGCCTGCTCTTCAGGTGAAGATGCTACGTGTGCTGGAAATGCGTGAGGTTTCCCCGGTCGGCTCCAACGAGGAGCGGTCCGTCGATATTCGTGTGGTGGCGGCGGCCAAGGTAGATCTCGGGGATCCCGAGCAGCGCAAGGATTTTCGCGAGGATCTCTATTACCGCTTGAATGTGGTGACGCTCTCCATCCCGCCGCTGCGGGAGCGCCGGGCAGATATCCCGCTGCTCTTCTCCCACTTCGTCAGCAAGGCCTCAAGCCGCTTTGGCATGCCGGTCCCGCAGATCGGAGCATCGATTTCTCGCTATTTGAACGAGCATGACTGGCCAGGCAATGTGCGTGAACTCGGGCATTTCGCCGAGCGTGTGGTGCTGGGGCTGGAAAGTGGACAGCCGCAAATACCCAGCCCTGCCGCGACGGTGAGTGGATCCGGTACGCTTTCGGAGCGCATGGATCGGCAAGAGGCGGACATCATTCGCGAGACACTGGAAAAGCATCAGGGCGATGTTGCCGAAACCATCGCCGCGCTCGGAATCGCGCGCAAGACATTTTACGATAAGTTGCAGCGTCATAACATTAACCGCTCGGATTACGTCCCCAAGTGA